Proteins encoded in a region of the Mycobacterium branderi genome:
- a CDS encoding MmpS family transport accessory protein: protein MTLAATAGICGVGAARATPQLPTVPKVRYQISGPPVAEYISYQTDTGQRQEANVKLPWSTQFTAFGTEVFVISAQGPGAITCTISLDGKVVSSATAHGQPARTVCSQ, encoded by the coding sequence ATGACGCTGGCAGCCACCGCCGGAATCTGCGGCGTCGGCGCAGCCAGGGCAACCCCGCAGCTGCCCACGGTGCCAAAGGTCCGCTACCAGATCAGCGGTCCCCCTGTGGCCGAATACATCTCGTACCAGACCGACACCGGTCAGCGCCAAGAGGCCAACGTGAAGCTGCCATGGTCGACGCAGTTCACCGCGTTCGGCACCGAAGTGTTCGTGATCAGCGCGCAAGGACCCGGCGCAATCACCTGCACGATTTCGCTCGACGGCAAGGTCGTCAGTAGCGCCACAGCGCACGGGCAGCCCGCGAGAACCGTCTGCTCGCAGTAG
- a CDS encoding nitric oxide reductase activation protein NorD, with amino-acid sequence MADTGALSLERSCAVTAVVLSERRRDDARLVTGVHRGFGLSPGRRVVHVPFPVPSDWTRRTLTCGVALQCSPSKDRIATYRLDTLSARERNALTLVEAGVALGWIATTWPGLLPELRRALPDLQIAPHDLDAPTMLDRAIALARSRQPLVCHPLLGALPLAVSSRNGLISAARRRFGRMPWSSTRKDTPRAYSVPVGGDGGVRNPNLPPPSRPEDDDIEIRPDQRPGIPYPEWNAWRESFLADHVAVLERKHTARGHQAPADAANLRRWFEEHTHRAMTNRLEDGCDLDVDSYVAHYIDTITGQASQPRVFRDLLPACRDVTTALLLDGSSSLGVHGGRLFQLELACADALSRAMTLARERHGIFVFSGNTRHHVDVRCLKDFDDTHFVAPSGMGLVTGGYTRLGAPLRHLTSRLLAQPSERRLLIVIGDGLMSDEGYEGRYAWADTAHAAEEARQAGVAVYYLGVGPTRVDPLPEVFGPRRSQRIRRVEELPRVLAHVHRELVAA; translated from the coding sequence ATGGCTGATACGGGGGCGTTGTCTCTGGAGCGCAGTTGCGCGGTGACGGCGGTGGTGCTGTCCGAACGGCGTCGCGACGACGCCCGGCTGGTCACCGGTGTGCACCGCGGTTTCGGACTGAGCCCCGGCCGGCGCGTCGTCCACGTGCCATTCCCGGTACCGTCCGATTGGACGCGACGTACCCTGACATGCGGTGTGGCGCTGCAGTGTTCACCGTCGAAGGACCGAATCGCCACCTATCGGCTGGACACGTTGTCGGCCCGCGAACGCAACGCGCTGACTCTCGTCGAAGCCGGCGTGGCCCTGGGATGGATCGCCACCACGTGGCCCGGACTGTTGCCCGAACTGCGACGGGCATTGCCTGACCTTCAAATCGCGCCACACGACCTCGACGCGCCGACGATGCTCGATCGCGCCATTGCCCTGGCGCGCTCACGACAACCGTTGGTCTGTCATCCGTTGCTGGGCGCACTGCCGCTCGCTGTTTCGAGTCGCAACGGCCTGATCTCTGCCGCCCGACGCAGATTTGGCCGGATGCCCTGGAGCAGCACCCGAAAGGACACCCCGCGCGCCTACTCGGTTCCCGTCGGCGGCGACGGCGGCGTGCGGAATCCCAACCTCCCGCCACCGAGCCGCCCCGAGGACGACGACATCGAAATCCGCCCGGACCAACGCCCCGGTATCCCCTATCCGGAGTGGAACGCCTGGCGCGAAAGCTTTCTCGCCGACCACGTCGCGGTCCTCGAACGCAAACACACCGCCCGCGGACACCAAGCACCGGCCGATGCGGCCAATCTGCGGCGATGGTTCGAGGAACACACCCACCGCGCGATGACCAACCGCCTGGAGGACGGCTGTGATCTCGACGTCGACTCCTACGTCGCCCACTACATCGACACCATCACCGGGCAGGCATCGCAACCCCGGGTGTTCCGCGACCTGTTGCCCGCCTGCCGCGACGTCACCACCGCGCTGCTGCTGGACGGCAGCTCGTCGCTGGGCGTGCACGGCGGACGGCTGTTCCAATTGGAACTCGCCTGCGCCGACGCGCTGTCGCGGGCGATGACGCTCGCCCGCGAGCGGCACGGCATCTTCGTGTTCAGCGGCAACACCCGCCATCACGTTGACGTCCGCTGCCTCAAGGACTTTGACGACACTCACTTCGTCGCACCGAGCGGCATGGGTCTCGTGACCGGCGGCTACACCCGGCTCGGCGCCCCGCTTCGCCACCTGACCAGCCGGCTGCTGGCGCAGCCATCCGAACGGCGCCTGCTGATCGTCATCGGCGACGGGCTGATGTCCGACGAAGGCTACGAGGGCCGCTACGCCTGGGCCGACACCGCCCACGCCGCCGAGGAAGCACGCCAAGCCGGGGTCGCCGTCTACTACCTCGGCGTCGGCCCCACCCGCGTCGACCCGCTACCCGAGGTGTTCGGACCCCGCCGCTCCCAACGGATCCGGCGCGTCGAGGAACTCCCCCGCGTGCTGGCGCACGTCCATCGAGAATTGGTGGCCGCATGA
- a CDS encoding NAD(P)H-dependent amine dehydrogenase family protein, giving the protein MSKRVVVWGTGFVGKMVIAEIVKHPLFELVGVGVSNPEKVGRDVGDISGLAEPVGITATDDVDALIALKPDALVHYGPTAAHAEANIALMTRFLRAGIDVCSTAMTPWVWPTMHLNPPNWIQPITEACELGESSCFTTGIDPGFANDLFPMTLMGVCSEVRTVRASELLDYTNYTGDYENEMGIGREPEFRPVLENREVLIFAWGATVPMIAHAAGIMLDEITTTWDKWVTPTERKTAKGVIQPGQVAAVRFTINGVYQGKTRIQLEHVNRIGHDAAPDWPSGTKDDVYRVDIEGTPSIFQETAFRFTDGSGRDAAAAGCLATGMRALNAVPAVNELSPGWVTALDLPLIAGAGTIR; this is encoded by the coding sequence ATGTCCAAACGCGTCGTGGTCTGGGGTACCGGCTTCGTCGGCAAGATGGTGATCGCCGAGATCGTCAAGCATCCGCTGTTCGAGTTGGTCGGTGTCGGCGTCAGTAACCCTGAGAAGGTGGGCCGCGATGTCGGCGACATCTCCGGGCTGGCCGAGCCCGTCGGCATCACCGCCACCGACGACGTCGACGCACTGATCGCGCTCAAACCCGACGCGCTAGTCCACTACGGGCCGACCGCCGCGCACGCCGAGGCCAACATCGCGCTGATGACGCGGTTCCTGCGCGCCGGCATCGACGTCTGCTCCACCGCGATGACGCCTTGGGTGTGGCCGACCATGCACCTCAACCCGCCCAACTGGATCCAGCCGATCACCGAGGCGTGCGAGCTGGGGGAGTCGTCGTGCTTCACCACCGGCATCGACCCCGGTTTTGCCAACGACCTGTTCCCGATGACTCTGATGGGCGTCTGCTCGGAAGTGCGCACTGTACGGGCCTCCGAGCTGCTCGACTACACCAACTACACCGGCGACTACGAAAACGAAATGGGCATCGGCCGGGAGCCGGAGTTCCGGCCCGTGCTGGAAAACCGCGAGGTGCTGATCTTCGCCTGGGGTGCCACCGTCCCGATGATCGCGCACGCCGCCGGCATCATGCTCGACGAGATCACCACCACCTGGGACAAATGGGTGACGCCCACCGAACGCAAGACCGCCAAGGGCGTCATCCAACCCGGACAGGTTGCTGCGGTGCGGTTCACGATCAACGGCGTCTACCAAGGCAAGACGCGCATCCAACTCGAACACGTCAACCGGATCGGCCACGACGCCGCGCCGGACTGGCCGTCGGGCACCAAGGACGACGTCTACCGCGTCGACATCGAGGGAACGCCAAGTATCTTCCAGGAGACGGCATTTCGGTTCACCGACGGTTCCGGGCGCGACGCAGCCGCCGCCGGATGCCTGGCCACGGGGATGCGGGCACTCAATGCGGTACCCGCCGTCAACGAGCTGTCCCCGGGCTGGGTGACTGCGCTCGACCTTCCGTTGATCGCCGGGGCGGGCACCATCCGCTAG
- a CDS encoding Hsp70 family protein, giving the protein MADAERPAIGLSVGATNLAAVTAERAVTRKPVLTLYRHRPPEVGVPSENPKLTEPGVVISDFVDRVGDPVGIAASDGSTHRSETLLADGLRALAYAATDGRALPAAVAITHPAHWGHPAVGALDAALRRVPEWSTDGVALLPDSTAALTALQANPGLPTRGIIALCDFGGTGTSLTLVDAAGYQPVAPTVRHTDFSGDRIDQALLAHVMADLSAAGSVDTSATSAIGSYTRLRGACRRAKEELSSTTATTLSAELPGYRGDVRLTRAELDEAIRQPLAGFLAVIQETLQRNGIRDLTAVASVGGGASIPAVTTTLSEHLRLPVITTPRPHMTAAIGAALQAARGPADNSATALAPAATQAGPVVEAPTMAEIAPEPSPEPALAWSEADDESGIMPLLDGEYPAATAETTSARPQRTSDRDKQPVDTRTVGMPWYRRPAVVVVGTALVVLAIIAAVMIAMRHTSGGGPIAPPPGVSTTPAPGTSAPGTESQAPSSATTDTQSPSSESPSSTESATTPSTTTEAPTTTTTTAPTTTQAPTTTAPTTTQAPTTTQAPVVPTIPRIPRIPGIPQFAPQPALPGG; this is encoded by the coding sequence ATGGCAGACGCAGAACGGCCGGCGATAGGGCTGTCGGTGGGAGCCACCAACCTTGCCGCCGTCACCGCCGAGCGGGCGGTGACCCGCAAACCCGTGCTGACCTTGTACCGGCACCGTCCGCCCGAAGTCGGTGTGCCGTCGGAGAACCCGAAGCTGACCGAGCCCGGGGTGGTGATCAGCGACTTCGTCGACCGGGTGGGCGACCCGGTCGGCATCGCCGCATCCGACGGCTCGACGCACCGCAGCGAGACGCTGCTGGCCGATGGGTTGCGGGCGCTGGCCTACGCCGCGACCGACGGGCGGGCGCTGCCGGCGGCGGTCGCCATCACGCATCCGGCGCACTGGGGACACCCGGCGGTGGGCGCACTGGACGCCGCGCTGCGCCGGGTACCCGAATGGTCGACGGACGGTGTGGCGCTGCTGCCGGATTCCACGGCCGCGTTGACCGCCCTGCAAGCCAACCCCGGGCTGCCGACCCGCGGGATCATCGCGCTGTGCGACTTCGGGGGCACCGGCACCAGCCTCACCCTGGTCGACGCCGCCGGCTACCAACCCGTCGCACCCACGGTGCGCCACACCGACTTCTCCGGTGACCGGATCGACCAGGCGCTGCTGGCCCATGTGATGGCGGATCTGTCCGCGGCCGGTTCGGTCGACACCTCGGCCACCTCGGCGATCGGCTCGTACACCCGATTGCGCGGCGCGTGCCGACGCGCCAAAGAGGAACTCTCGTCGACCACGGCGACCACGCTGAGCGCCGAGCTGCCCGGGTACCGCGGCGACGTCCGACTCACCCGAGCCGAACTCGACGAGGCGATCCGCCAGCCGTTGGCCGGATTTCTCGCAGTCATTCAGGAAACATTGCAGCGCAATGGGATTCGCGATCTCACCGCGGTCGCCTCGGTTGGCGGCGGGGCCAGCATCCCGGCGGTCACCACGACGCTCTCCGAGCATCTGCGGCTGCCGGTCATCACCACACCGCGGCCACACATGACAGCTGCGATCGGCGCGGCATTGCAGGCCGCGCGCGGCCCAGCCGACAACAGCGCGACCGCGCTCGCGCCCGCGGCCACTCAGGCCGGACCGGTCGTCGAAGCTCCCACGATGGCCGAAATTGCGCCGGAGCCCAGCCCCGAACCGGCGCTGGCCTGGTCGGAGGCCGACGACGAGTCCGGCATCATGCCCCTGCTCGACGGCGAATACCCGGCAGCCACCGCCGAGACGACGTCCGCTCGCCCGCAACGGACCTCCGACCGCGACAAGCAGCCCGTCGACACCCGCACGGTTGGCATGCCCTGGTATCGCCGGCCCGCGGTGGTCGTCGTCGGCACCGCGCTGGTGGTGTTGGCGATCATCGCCGCCGTGATGATCGCCATGCGCCATACCTCCGGCGGCGGACCGATCGCTCCGCCCCCCGGCGTGAGCACCACACCGGCACCGGGGACCTCCGCGCCCGGCACCGAAAGCCAGGCCCCGTCGTCGGCGACGACAGACACCCAGTCGCCGAGCAGCGAGTCGCCGTCGTCGACTGAGTCGGCGACCACGCCGTCGACCACGACGGAGGCGCCGACCACCACGACCACAACCGCGCCGACGACCACGCAAGCGCCGACCACCACGGCACCCACCACGACCCAGGCGCCTACCACCACCCAGGCTCCGGTGGTGCCGACAATCCCGCGGATCCCGCGGATTCCGGGTATCCCGCAGTTTGCGCCCCAGCCGGCACTGCCGGGCGGCTAA
- a CDS encoding TetR/AcrR family transcriptional regulator has translation MTGVQDKPSAREAQRLQTRQRILGAAVAEFKRSGLAGADVGAIVSAAGVAHGTFFFHFPTKEHVLLEVEAREEARMATELARFLDKRHDLAATLTEVVRLVAGLEKRLGDLLFKDFLALHFSSTRPPNEQWSDHPLIVLVVAEIERARDRGETYPEVDAFSSAVFFLLGLYAVLTTTHHMTSIRDDLLQKFVATTLRGLEAR, from the coding sequence ATGACTGGAGTGCAGGACAAGCCGTCCGCCCGCGAGGCGCAGCGGCTGCAGACCCGGCAGCGCATCCTGGGTGCCGCGGTCGCCGAGTTCAAGCGCTCCGGTCTCGCCGGCGCGGACGTCGGCGCCATCGTGTCGGCCGCGGGGGTCGCGCACGGCACGTTCTTCTTCCACTTCCCCACCAAAGAGCACGTGCTGCTCGAGGTGGAAGCCCGCGAAGAAGCACGGATGGCCACCGAATTGGCCCGCTTCCTCGACAAACGGCACGACCTCGCCGCGACGCTGACCGAAGTGGTGCGCCTGGTCGCGGGGCTGGAGAAGCGGCTCGGCGATCTGCTCTTCAAAGACTTTCTGGCACTGCACTTCTCATCGACCCGACCGCCCAACGAACAGTGGAGTGACCACCCGCTGATCGTGCTGGTGGTTGCCGAGATCGAACGTGCACGCGACCGGGGCGAGACCTACCCCGAGGTGGATGCGTTCAGCAGCGCGGTGTTCTTCCTGCTGGGCCTTTACGCGGTGCTGACCACGACCCATCACATGACATCGATTCGCGACGACTTGCTGCAGAAGTTCGTCGCCACCACCCTTCGCGGGCTCGAAGCGCGATAA